The stretch of DNA AAACGCGGTTTGTAGGCAGAAGGTTTTGAAGTTTCCTCAGAAACTGGATTTTCCGTAGCAGGAACATTGTTAGTAGTTGCTTCTGAAACAGAAGTTGAGGATTCACCGTTGTTGATATCTTCTGTTTTTTGAGCCATTCGAGGTTTAAACTTTGGAACATACGCTTGTTTAACGGGTTCTCCAGCTTTTATCTCTTGGGGTTCACTTACTGATTCGATATTTTCCGCTCTATTTGCCTCCGTCGTATTCGCCGAAGCCATACGAGGTTTAAATTTAGGCACGTAGGCTTGTTTAACCGTTTCTTCCTGTTTATTTTCTTGTATTTCGTTTGATGCTTCCGGTTTTTCTTCTGCTTTTATCTCATTTGTTGAAGCAGAAGTGAGTTTTGGTTTAAACTTAGGGACATATGCAGGTTTTGCTTCACTTGTTTCTTCTGTTGAAGCAGTTTTTGATGCTTGGGTAGCCTCTGTAACTTGAGGTTTAAAACGTGGTTTATAAGCAGGTTTCTCTCCGGCATTTTCAGCAGTTTTTTCTACTGTTCCTTGATCAGAAGATGTCGTTTCTGCAGGAGTAGTTTTAGGTTTGAATTTTGGTTGATAAGCTGGTTTAGCTTGTGTTTCAGTTTCAGTAGCGTTTACGGATTCTGCAACAGTTGACTGTTCTGTATTTTCCGTTACCGTTTTAGGTGCATACTGTCTGCGTTCCGACTTTTCAACCGATAAAGTTTCTTTTTTATCTTCAGGTATTGGCACCTGAACAAATGCACGTACCCGATAATTTTCGAGGTTTAACTGTTGATATAATGATGAAGGAATTTTGGTATCGACAACAGGAATTACCGGTTGTGGTTTCACCCAGTTTAAGTCGCCTTTCTTCCAAACGTACACAAGTCCAACCAATAAGATACTAATGAAAATGGTCATCTCAAAAAAGCTTAACCAACCCCAACTTGGTACAGCGGCAATCAATTCTTTATTACCAAAAACTGTTGACCAAGGGAATAAGAATATCAATTCAACATCAAACAATAAAAACACCAAAGCAATTACATAAAATCGCATGTTAAATTGAATCCACGATGATCCCATGGGCTCTTCACCGCATTCATAGGTGGTCAGTTTCTCAAAATTTGGTTTCTTAGGGCTGATGATCTTCGACATCAACAGCGTAACCAATACGAAAGCCGTTCCTAAAACAAGGAACAACAATATCGATCCGAATGCTGATATTTGCGTGCTTTGCTGCATAAGAACAAAGTTAACAGAAGATATTAGATTTGCGGCAGTAGATTTAACAAAACCATTATTACAAGATCCTTTTATATTTATTAGTATTTATGTCGGGAAATTCGGCTTCAACATATAAAGATTTAGATGCAATTGTCTTAGGAGCCGGCGCTTGCGGGTTGATGTGTGCCGTTCAGGCTGGCTATTTAGGTAAAAAAGTACTGGTCTTAGAAAAAAATGATAAACCGGGAGCCAAGATTTTGATTTCGGGTGGGGGACGCTGTAATTACACGAATTTATACGCTTCTCATCAGAATTTTATTTCTGAAAATGAGCATTTTAGTAAATCGGCATTTGCACAATGGACGGTTCAGGATACCATCAGTTTTTTTGAAACCTATGGGATAAGTGGACAAGAAAAAACATTGGGCCAACTATTTCCGACAACTAACAAAGCAAAGGACATTATTAAGGTGTTTACAGATATATGTGAGGACTTTGGTCAGTCAATTCGTTGTAATTCGGAAGTTCAGAAAGTAATCTCTGTTGAGAATGGCTTCGAGGTTACTTTTAAGGATTCGGTTACCGGAAACGAGCACCAAGTGTATGCTCCAAATGTGGTGGTTGCTACCGGTGGACTCCCTATTGCAAAAATGGGGGCAACTGATTTTGCATTACGTTTGGCCAGACAATTTGGTTTAAATCTTACATCAACTGCTCCGGCATTAGTTCCCTTAACGGTTACCGGAAAAGATCATGATTGGTACGAACAGTTATCTGGAACAAGTATTTTCAGCCGGGTGAGTAATCATAAGATAAGTTTTGATGAGAATATTTTATTTACGCATTGGGGTTTAAGCGGACCTGCAATTCTTCAGATATCGTCGTACTGGCGCCCGGGCGAAAAAATAACAATTGATCTACTACCGGATAGCAATATTGTAGACCTAATCGAAGAAGAACGAA from Solitalea canadensis DSM 3403 encodes:
- a CDS encoding BaiN/RdsA family NAD(P)/FAD-dependent oxidoreductase, encoding MSGNSASTYKDLDAIVLGAGACGLMCAVQAGYLGKKVLVLEKNDKPGAKILISGGGRCNYTNLYASHQNFISENEHFSKSAFAQWTVQDTISFFETYGISGQEKTLGQLFPTTNKAKDIIKVFTDICEDFGQSIRCNSEVQKVISVENGFEVTFKDSVTGNEHQVYAPNVVVATGGLPIAKMGATDFALRLARQFGLNLTSTAPALVPLTVTGKDHDWYEQLSGTSIFSRVSNHKISFDENILFTHWGLSGPAILQISSYWRPGEKITIDLLPDSNIVDLIEEERNHSGKKLLASFLEKFYSKKFVEAMKKYLPVDKNLASLSKDDLLSIEELIHQFSVKPAGDKGYDKAEVMRGGIDTSELSSKTLEAKKVPGLFFGGECVDVTGWLGGYNFQWAWASGFVIAQNI
- the ndhC gene encoding NADH-quinone oxidoreductase subunit A, whose amino-acid sequence is MQQSTQISAFGSILLFLVLGTAFVLVTLLMSKIISPKKPNFEKLTTYECGEEPMGSSWIQFNMRFYVIALVFLLFDVELIFLFPWSTVFGNKELIAAVPSWGWLSFFEMTIFISILLVGLVYVWKKGDLNWVKPQPVIPVVDTKIPSSLYQQLNLENYRVRAFVQVPIPEDKKETLSVEKSERRQYAPKTVTENTEQSTVAESVNATETETQAKPAYQPKFKPKTTPAETTSSDQGTVEKTAENAGEKPAYKPRFKPQVTEATQASKTASTEETSEAKPAYVPKFKPKLTSASTNEIKAEEKPEASNEIQENKQEETVKQAYVPKFKPRMASANTTEANRAENIESVSEPQEIKAGEPVKQAYVPKFKPRMAQKTEDINNGESSTSVSEATTNNVPATENPVSEETSKPSAYKPRFKPTMVKKEEDNSTTNTEDQ